The following proteins come from a genomic window of Streptomyces sp. GS7:
- a CDS encoding C45 family autoproteolytic acyltransferase/hydolase: MTGGGGIPLVRASGDPFAVGRAHGEALAGPLRTFLDDSLCRLNKVLQEPVTWEGLLPSIAAYRAAVAAALPDQAAEIAGLAAGAGITQDEAWLLQLRREIMGYHRIPTAGDCTTYARTGHTVPVLSQTVDLNGNLDDYLGVLEIARTASPRRSLVLSFGGLLGYLGLNSDGLAVGLNLVLGGDWHPGVPPYLAIRHLLDTARDVTEALEILRTLPLASSRTIVLCDRRRALCVEILDDDLRVIEPDDPARPHAVHTNHFLHPDFAPGDEINVFARNSSVRRLKAATAGLDELPSDAGAEEHFALMAQPPICVPDRGDIRAERTVAAVVMFPDRGELHVRPGDPSLSHTQTFRL; the protein is encoded by the coding sequence ATGACCGGGGGCGGGGGCATCCCTCTCGTCCGCGCGTCCGGCGACCCCTTCGCCGTCGGCCGCGCCCACGGCGAGGCCCTCGCCGGTCCGCTGCGCACCTTCCTCGACGACTCGCTCTGCCGCCTGAACAAGGTCCTGCAGGAGCCGGTCACCTGGGAGGGGCTGCTGCCGTCGATCGCCGCCTACCGGGCGGCGGTCGCGGCGGCCCTGCCGGACCAGGCAGCGGAGATCGCGGGGCTCGCGGCGGGCGCCGGGATCACCCAGGACGAGGCATGGCTGCTGCAACTGCGCCGCGAGATCATGGGCTACCACCGGATCCCGACCGCCGGCGACTGCACGACCTACGCCCGCACCGGGCACACCGTCCCGGTCCTCTCCCAAACCGTCGACCTCAACGGCAACCTGGACGACTACCTCGGCGTCCTGGAGATCGCCCGCACCGCCTCACCCCGCCGCTCGCTGGTGCTCAGCTTCGGCGGCCTGCTCGGCTACCTCGGCCTGAACAGCGACGGCCTCGCCGTGGGGCTCAACCTGGTCCTGGGCGGTGACTGGCACCCCGGCGTACCGCCCTACCTCGCCATCCGCCACCTGCTGGACACCGCACGGGACGTCACCGAAGCCCTGGAGATCCTGCGTACCCTCCCGCTCGCCAGCTCCCGGACCATCGTGCTGTGCGACCGGCGGCGAGCGCTGTGCGTCGAGATCCTCGACGACGACCTCCGGGTCATCGAGCCCGACGACCCGGCCCGACCCCACGCCGTCCACACCAACCACTTCCTGCACCCCGACTTCGCGCCGGGCGACGAGATCAACGTCTTCGCCCGCAACTCCTCGGTACGCAGGCTGAAGGCGGCCACCGCCGGACTGGACGAACTGCCGTCCGACGCGGGCGCGGAGGAGCACTTCGCCCTCATGGCGCAGCCGCCGATCTGCGTCCCCGACCGCGGCGACATCCGCGCCGAGCGCACCGTGGCGGCCGTCGTGATGTTCCCCGACCGCGGCGAACTGCACGTACGCCCCGGCGACCCGTCACTGTCCCATACGCAGACCTTCCGCCTGTAG
- a CDS encoding class I tRNA ligase family protein codes for MIINSYDSTALSEAFGIDMSSIEGLGTGAGWGRVAPGRASDSHQHDETEMFVIVAGRGEFLVDGHRHPAAPGTVALFEPFESHVLENTGDQDLVFLTQYWRDAGRALVSARNTGRKTFGNRPVFVFSTPPTPNGDLHLGHLSGPYLGADAFVRHQRMNGTAAWHLTGSDDYQSYVPAAAAAEGREPAETAAHYSAEIAATLALMDITPDQYTATHHDPAYRLGLQDYFSRVVASGTVRATEADALFDAESGQYLYEVDVRGGCPGCGSGTSGNICEECGEPNTVTDLAEPVSAHSAAAPRRAPLARWTLPLHTLRDDIAAHHHLGRVPARLRELADRLFSRPALDIPVSHPSDWGVPPAETDVDGQVIWVWPEMSYGFLHGIQSLGARLGEDWRAAAPDQDWKIVHFFGYDNSFYHAVLYPALYRLAFPHWTPDIDYHVNEFYLLEGSKFSTSRRHAIWGKEILGPDSVDAVRYFLAATRPEGTRTNFQRAVYETTLNDTLIGTWQDWLNDLGARVAKRHDGTAPDAGNWTPEHSAFLGRLGARLAAVTGALSSDAFSLNQAAAELDGIVTDTLRFTRQEALVAETPGWQNEARTAIALELAAARLLAHAAAPVMPRFAARLAEALGLPEPSVWPRTVELVAPGSRIGLADAVFFRPTAAPAPRPVHAGPQLVPWLSGLVRAVLQLSDDEAVHDRNLTQLGTSSLQAVTLQYQILDALDVDISVEELLGSQDVATLASTIEERAEDAALAALAEVEDR; via the coding sequence GTGATCATCAACAGCTACGACAGCACGGCCCTCTCCGAGGCGTTCGGCATCGACATGAGCAGCATCGAGGGCCTGGGCACCGGCGCCGGCTGGGGCCGGGTGGCCCCGGGCCGGGCCTCCGACAGCCACCAGCACGACGAGACCGAGATGTTCGTGATCGTCGCCGGCCGCGGCGAGTTCCTCGTCGACGGACACCGCCACCCGGCCGCCCCCGGCACCGTGGCGCTCTTCGAGCCCTTCGAGTCCCACGTCCTGGAGAACACCGGCGACCAGGACCTGGTCTTCCTCACCCAGTACTGGCGCGACGCCGGACGCGCCCTGGTCTCCGCACGGAACACCGGGCGCAAGACCTTCGGCAACCGCCCGGTCTTCGTCTTCTCCACCCCGCCCACCCCCAACGGCGACCTGCACCTCGGCCACCTCTCCGGCCCCTACCTCGGCGCCGACGCCTTCGTCCGCCACCAGCGGATGAACGGCACCGCCGCCTGGCACCTGACCGGTAGCGACGACTACCAGAGCTACGTCCCGGCCGCCGCCGCGGCCGAGGGCCGCGAACCCGCCGAGACCGCCGCCCACTACAGCGCCGAGATCGCCGCGACGCTCGCGCTGATGGACATCACCCCCGACCAGTACACCGCCACCCACCACGACCCGGCCTACCGCCTCGGCCTACAGGACTACTTCTCCCGCGTGGTCGCCTCCGGCACCGTACGGGCCACCGAGGCGGACGCCCTCTTCGACGCGGAGAGCGGCCAGTACCTGTACGAGGTGGACGTCAGGGGCGGCTGCCCCGGCTGCGGATCGGGCACCAGCGGCAACATCTGCGAGGAGTGCGGCGAGCCCAACACCGTCACCGACCTCGCCGAACCGGTCTCCGCCCACTCGGCGGCCGCGCCCCGCCGCGCCCCCCTGGCCCGCTGGACACTGCCCCTGCACACCCTCCGCGACGACATCGCCGCCCACCACCACCTCGGCCGCGTCCCGGCCCGGCTGCGGGAACTCGCCGACCGCCTGTTCAGCCGCCCGGCCCTGGACATCCCCGTCAGCCACCCCTCCGACTGGGGCGTCCCGCCGGCCGAGACGGACGTCGACGGCCAGGTCATCTGGGTGTGGCCGGAGATGTCCTACGGCTTCCTGCACGGCATCCAGTCACTCGGCGCCCGCCTGGGCGAGGACTGGCGGGCCGCCGCACCCGACCAGGACTGGAAGATCGTCCACTTCTTCGGCTACGACAACAGCTTCTACCACGCGGTGCTCTACCCGGCCCTGTACCGACTGGCGTTCCCCCACTGGACCCCCGACATCGACTACCACGTCAACGAGTTCTACCTCCTCGAAGGCAGCAAGTTCTCCACCAGCCGGCGCCACGCCATCTGGGGCAAGGAGATCCTCGGCCCCGACTCCGTCGACGCGGTGCGCTACTTCCTGGCCGCCACCCGCCCCGAAGGCACCCGCACCAACTTCCAGCGCGCCGTCTACGAGACCACTCTCAACGACACCCTGATCGGAACGTGGCAGGACTGGCTGAACGACCTCGGTGCCCGCGTCGCCAAGCGCCACGACGGCACCGCCCCCGACGCCGGGAACTGGACCCCGGAGCACTCCGCCTTCCTGGGCCGGCTCGGCGCCCGGCTCGCCGCGGTCACCGGCGCCCTCAGCTCCGACGCCTTCTCCCTCAACCAGGCCGCCGCCGAACTCGACGGCATCGTCACCGACACCCTCCGCTTCACCCGCCAGGAAGCCCTGGTGGCCGAGACCCCCGGCTGGCAGAACGAGGCCCGTACCGCGATCGCCCTGGAACTGGCCGCGGCGCGCCTCCTCGCGCACGCCGCCGCCCCCGTCATGCCCCGCTTCGCCGCCCGGCTCGCCGAAGCCCTCGGCCTGCCCGAGCCGTCCGTCTGGCCGCGGACCGTCGAACTCGTCGCCCCCGGCAGCCGGATCGGCCTCGCCGACGCGGTGTTCTTCCGGCCGACCGCGGCGCCCGCGCCGCGCCCCGTCCACGCCGGCCCGCAGCTCGTGCCGTGGCTGAGCGGCCTGGTGCGCGCCGTGCTCCAGCTCTCCGACGACGAAGCGGTCCACGACCGCAACCTCACCCAGCTGGGCACCAGTTCGCTTCAGGCCGTCACCCTCCAGTACCAGATCCTCGACGCCCTCGACGTGGACATCAGCGTCGAGGAACTCCTCGGCAGCCAGGACGTCGCCACGCTCGCCTCGACGATCGAGGAGCGCGCCGAGGACGCCGCGCTGGCCGCCCTCGCCGAAGTGGAGGACCGATGA
- a CDS encoding GNAT family N-acetyltransferase has translation MAWAQHAAAVLENEHLLVRPVTEADREPVRAVAMDPDIWRYFVSAVETDADFEKFFDACLADQAAGRRVVFVIIDKAGGRVAGSMSYGNMAEADARLEIGWSWLGRDFRGQGINRWAKYLLLQHAFEELHAERVEFKTDILNTQARRGLRNIGAVEEGTLRSFNFMPGGRRRDAIFYSVLRAEWPRVKQELATKPKVTQLDAVG, from the coding sequence ATGGCCTGGGCACAGCACGCAGCAGCGGTCCTGGAGAACGAACACCTCCTGGTGCGACCGGTCACCGAAGCGGACCGCGAGCCCGTCCGGGCGGTCGCCATGGACCCCGACATCTGGCGCTACTTCGTCTCCGCGGTGGAGACCGACGCCGACTTCGAGAAGTTCTTCGACGCCTGCCTCGCCGACCAGGCGGCCGGCCGGCGCGTCGTCTTCGTCATCATCGACAAGGCCGGCGGCCGGGTCGCGGGCAGCATGAGCTACGGCAACATGGCCGAGGCCGACGCCCGGCTGGAGATCGGCTGGTCGTGGCTGGGCCGCGACTTCCGCGGCCAGGGCATCAACCGCTGGGCGAAGTACCTCCTGCTGCAGCACGCCTTCGAGGAACTGCACGCGGAACGCGTCGAGTTCAAGACCGACATCCTCAACACCCAGGCCCGACGCGGCCTGCGCAACATCGGAGCCGTCGAGGAAGGCACCCTGCGCAGCTTCAACTTCATGCCCGGCGGACGCCGCCGCGACGCCATCTTCTACAGCGTCCTGCGCGCCGAATGGCCGCGGGTGAAGCAGGAGCTGGCCACCAAGCCGAAGGTCACCCAGCTGGACGCCGTCGGATGA
- a CDS encoding toxin glutamine deamidase domain-containing protein produces the protein MSKALIQQATGRDVVFGQDPRGGHVFNVINRDGDVIFLDAQSGRAASTGCSSYRFMRIK, from the coding sequence TTGTCAAAGGCATTAATTCAGCAGGCGACGGGGCGGGACGTCGTCTTCGGGCAGGACCCACGCGGCGGCCATGTATTCAATGTAATTAATCGCGACGGGGATGTGATATTTTTGGATGCGCAGAGCGGTCGCGCGGCATCTACGGGATGCAGTAGCTATCGGTTTATGAGGATAAAATGA
- a CDS encoding non-ribosomal peptide synthetase yields the protein MSYREVLREIESRGLSVSLSGNDLRLQGGRERMDPQFIARIKHVKQELIAHLAEEERHGPGFPLTPLQRAYLLGRSGIFEIGDVASHVYHEIEGAWDVDRLESALEAVVDAHSALRSRFVGDDRQVTELRQYRPRIPRLDLRGETPEEQQRIRRDLRAERSHRVLAADHMPLLAAEVTLLADDRMVLHVSHDGLVMDGISMFLFFREWWRRYREGAGEEGPEELSYEEYVAALAAGRDRAPARRSRDYWLSRIDDLPPHPDLPLRTSPAALTRTRFSQRAVRLGEQEWTALKERASFAGLTPSALLLAAYAETLATWGAGPRFTINTTVANRPPLHPRIFQAIGNFSDTLLVEAEVDRSRSFEERARALQTRLRRDLDHRHFSGSDVMQELARRRGGVAGARMPFTFNSALGLAGGEADGSALELFGPEVFTVSQTPQVWLNAFAMEQHGGLVVQLDGVDELFPEGLLDDLAHGYRTLLGILVDEAAWQRNTFDLLPAAQRERRREANDTATPLPEEMLGDAFAAQAACTPDAPALITADRRIGYGELLRRAAAAARWLRAGGVGRDELVGLVMHRGPEQIVGILATVLAGGAYLPVDASLPAERQKYMLRDGRVRRVLTNTDWQDPDGAREVLRLDVTAPADTAADLPQRLPGSAPDDLAYVLYTSGTTGEPKGVMVSHRSVANVVADCHKRFGIAPRDRFFAISAFNFDLSVWDVFGALSVGAALVMPDRDKAVDPAHWLDLCRSAGVTVWNSVPAIVSLMHDQAVADATAPPALRLVMMSGDRIPPALPDALRRLKPDLDVVSLGGPTETTIWNILHPVAPEEDGGESIPYGRPNANNRAYVLDRDGLDCPDWVTGEICAAGTGLARGYWGDTRRTAERFGHDVRRGERLYRTGDLGRYLPSGDIAILGRSDFQIKVNGYRIEAGEVETRLVALDAVAKAVVAGRPGARGDRLVAHLVPAGEARPAVAELRDALRRDLPDYMVPTAVVWHERLPLTKNGKVDRAQLADVAVEEAAPATGAPSGGEPTTDTEKALVDIWSGVLRGTRVGLDDSLGALGGDSIAAARILTAVRKRFGVTIPLDVFADMDTVRAMAAALTTDEETP from the coding sequence ATGAGCTACCGCGAAGTACTGCGTGAGATAGAGAGCCGCGGTCTGTCCGTCTCGCTGTCCGGAAACGACCTGCGGCTCCAGGGGGGCCGCGAGCGCATGGACCCCCAGTTCATCGCCCGTATCAAGCACGTGAAGCAGGAGCTGATCGCGCACCTCGCCGAGGAGGAGCGGCACGGCCCGGGCTTCCCCCTCACCCCCCTGCAGCGCGCCTATCTGCTGGGCCGCAGCGGCATCTTCGAGATCGGTGACGTGGCCAGCCACGTCTACCACGAGATCGAAGGCGCATGGGACGTCGACCGGCTGGAGTCCGCGCTGGAAGCCGTCGTGGACGCGCACAGCGCGCTGCGCTCCCGCTTCGTCGGCGACGACCGCCAGGTCACCGAGCTCCGCCAGTACCGGCCCCGCATCCCCCGTCTCGACCTGCGGGGCGAGACCCCCGAGGAGCAGCAGCGGATCCGCCGCGACCTGCGCGCGGAACGCTCCCACCGGGTGCTCGCCGCCGACCACATGCCGCTGCTCGCCGCCGAGGTCACCCTCCTCGCCGACGACCGGATGGTGCTCCACGTCAGCCACGACGGACTGGTCATGGACGGGATCAGCATGTTCCTGTTCTTCCGGGAATGGTGGCGCCGCTACCGCGAGGGCGCCGGCGAGGAGGGACCCGAGGAGCTGTCGTACGAGGAGTACGTCGCCGCCCTGGCGGCGGGCCGCGACCGGGCCCCGGCCCGCCGCTCGCGCGACTACTGGCTCTCCCGCATCGACGACCTCCCCCCGCACCCCGACCTGCCGCTGCGCACCAGCCCGGCGGCGCTCACCCGCACCCGTTTCTCGCAGCGCGCGGTGCGCCTGGGGGAGCAGGAGTGGACCGCCCTCAAGGAACGCGCCTCCTTCGCCGGGCTCACCCCCTCCGCGCTGCTGCTCGCCGCCTACGCCGAGACGCTCGCCACCTGGGGGGCCGGGCCGCGGTTCACCATCAACACCACCGTCGCCAACCGCCCGCCCCTCCACCCGCGGATCTTCCAGGCCATCGGCAACTTCTCCGACACCCTGCTCGTCGAGGCCGAGGTCGACCGCAGCCGCAGCTTCGAGGAGCGCGCCCGCGCCCTGCAGACCCGGCTGCGCCGCGACCTGGACCACCGGCACTTCTCCGGCAGCGACGTCATGCAGGAACTGGCCCGGCGGCGCGGGGGAGTGGCGGGCGCCCGGATGCCGTTCACGTTCAACAGCGCCCTCGGCCTCGCCGGCGGCGAGGCCGACGGCTCCGCGCTGGAACTGTTCGGACCGGAGGTCTTCACCGTCAGCCAGACCCCGCAGGTGTGGCTCAACGCCTTCGCGATGGAGCAGCACGGCGGCCTCGTCGTCCAACTCGACGGCGTGGACGAGCTGTTCCCCGAAGGGCTGCTCGACGACCTCGCCCACGGCTACCGCACCCTTCTCGGCATCCTCGTCGACGAGGCCGCCTGGCAGCGCAACACCTTCGACCTGCTGCCCGCCGCCCAGCGCGAGCGGCGCCGCGAAGCCAACGACACCGCCACCCCCCTGCCGGAGGAGATGCTCGGCGACGCGTTCGCCGCGCAGGCCGCGTGCACCCCCGACGCGCCCGCCCTGATCACCGCGGACCGGCGGATCGGCTACGGCGAACTCCTGCGCCGCGCCGCCGCGGCCGCCCGCTGGCTGCGCGCGGGCGGCGTCGGCCGGGACGAACTGGTCGGCCTGGTGATGCACCGCGGCCCGGAGCAGATCGTCGGCATCCTCGCCACCGTGCTGGCCGGCGGCGCCTACCTGCCCGTCGACGCGTCCCTGCCCGCCGAGCGGCAGAAGTACATGCTGCGCGACGGCCGGGTGCGCCGGGTCCTCACCAACACCGACTGGCAGGACCCCGACGGCGCACGCGAGGTGCTGCGCCTGGACGTCACCGCACCCGCCGACACCGCCGCGGACCTCCCGCAACGGCTGCCAGGCTCCGCCCCCGACGACCTCGCCTACGTCCTTTACACCTCCGGCACCACGGGCGAGCCCAAGGGCGTCATGGTCAGCCACCGCAGCGTCGCCAACGTCGTCGCCGACTGTCACAAACGGTTCGGCATCGCCCCCAGGGACCGGTTCTTCGCCATCAGCGCCTTCAACTTCGACCTGTCCGTCTGGGACGTCTTCGGTGCCCTGTCGGTCGGCGCGGCCCTGGTGATGCCCGACCGCGACAAGGCCGTCGACCCCGCCCACTGGCTGGATCTGTGCCGCAGCGCCGGGGTGACGGTGTGGAACTCGGTGCCCGCCATCGTGTCCCTGATGCACGACCAGGCCGTCGCCGACGCCACCGCCCCGCCGGCGCTGCGCCTGGTCATGATGAGCGGCGACCGCATCCCGCCGGCCCTGCCGGACGCCCTGCGCCGCCTCAAGCCCGACCTGGACGTCGTCTCGCTGGGCGGCCCCACCGAGACGACGATCTGGAACATCCTGCACCCGGTGGCGCCCGAGGAGGACGGCGGCGAATCCATCCCCTACGGCCGCCCCAACGCCAACAACCGCGCCTATGTCCTCGACCGGGACGGCCTGGACTGTCCCGACTGGGTCACCGGCGAGATCTGCGCGGCCGGCACCGGCCTGGCCCGCGGCTACTGGGGCGACACCCGCCGCACCGCCGAACGCTTCGGCCACGACGTCCGGCGCGGTGAACGCCTCTACCGCACCGGCGATCTGGGCCGCTACCTGCCCAGCGGCGACATCGCGATCCTCGGCCGCAGCGACTTCCAGATCAAGGTCAACGGCTACCGCATCGAGGCCGGCGAGGTCGAGACCCGGCTGGTCGCCCTCGACGCGGTCGCCAAGGCCGTGGTCGCCGGTCGCCCCGGGGCCCGCGGCGACCGGCTGGTGGCCCACCTGGTGCCGGCCGGCGAGGCACGGCCCGCGGTGGCCGAACTGCGCGACGCCCTTCGCCGGGACCTGCCCGACTACATGGTGCCCACCGCCGTGGTCTGGCACGAGCGCCTGCCGCTGACGAAGAACGGCAAGGTCGACCGGGCACAACTCGCCGACGTCGCCGTCGAGGAGGCCGCCCCCGCAACCGGCGCGCCCAGCGGCGGCGAACCCACCACCGACACCGAGAAGGCCCTCGTCGACATCTGGTCCGGGGTGCTGCGCGGCACCCGGGTCGGCCTCGACGACAGCCTGGGCGCCCTCGGCGGCGACTCCATCGCCGCCGCCCGCATCCTGACCGCCGTCCGCAAGCGCTTCGGGGTCACCATCCCGCTCGACGTCTTCGCGGACATGGACACCGTCCGGGCCATGGCCGCGGCCCTGACCACGGACGAGGAGACACCGTGA
- a CDS encoding PP2C family protein-serine/threonine phosphatase yields MRALGAVRTTVGRWCLRHLQLLPVLLLAGGALVDYVTPPHVSAEAFYTAAPMTAAALLSLRATVLAGIGACATDMALLAHFGFLRQSGGLSELAAVVTVSSLAVVVNRLMYYSYVRLQSARRIALAAQRAVLPQPPSSIGPLRIAVRYQAAVKDAQIGGDFYSAQDTPYGVRCLVGDVRGKGLDAVKVVAVAMGVFREAAEEEPTLVGVAARLERALLRERERRTGPERTEGFVTGVLVEIRPCDDELRLVNRGHPAPLLLHAGRVHSAEPSEPALPLGLAELAAGQDRADTVPFPSGATLLLYTDGLNEARNRAGDFYDPATGLAGGEFAGPDALLDALLSAVNHHTGGRSSDDMALLAVTRAPAAPGDETG; encoded by the coding sequence GTGAGGGCGCTGGGCGCGGTGCGCACCACCGTCGGACGATGGTGTCTGCGCCACCTTCAGCTGCTCCCCGTCCTCCTGCTGGCCGGAGGTGCCCTGGTCGACTACGTCACCCCTCCGCATGTCAGTGCGGAAGCCTTCTACACTGCCGCGCCGATGACCGCTGCCGCGCTGCTGTCACTGCGCGCGACCGTCCTGGCGGGCATCGGAGCCTGTGCCACCGACATGGCGCTGCTCGCCCACTTCGGCTTCCTGCGGCAATCCGGTGGGCTGAGCGAGCTGGCGGCGGTCGTGACCGTCTCAAGCCTGGCCGTCGTCGTCAACCGCCTCATGTACTACAGCTACGTACGGCTGCAATCCGCACGCAGGATCGCGCTGGCCGCGCAGCGCGCCGTGTTGCCACAGCCGCCATCCTCGATCGGGCCACTGCGGATCGCGGTGCGCTACCAGGCGGCCGTGAAGGACGCCCAGATCGGTGGGGACTTCTACAGCGCGCAGGACACCCCGTACGGCGTGCGCTGTCTGGTCGGCGACGTACGGGGCAAGGGGCTGGACGCGGTCAAGGTGGTGGCGGTGGCCATGGGGGTGTTCCGGGAGGCCGCCGAGGAGGAACCCACGCTCGTCGGGGTCGCGGCCCGCCTGGAGCGGGCACTGCTGCGGGAGAGAGAGCGGCGGACGGGGCCCGAGCGGACCGAGGGGTTCGTCACCGGCGTGCTGGTCGAGATCCGGCCCTGCGACGACGAACTGCGGCTGGTCAACCGCGGCCACCCCGCGCCACTGCTGCTGCATGCCGGCCGGGTGCACAGCGCGGAACCGTCCGAGCCGGCGCTTCCCCTGGGGCTGGCGGAGCTGGCAGCCGGCCAGGACCGGGCCGACACGGTGCCCTTCCCCTCAGGGGCCACCCTCCTGCTGTACACCGACGGCCTGAACGAGGCGCGCAACCGCGCCGGAGACTTCTACGACCCGGCGACCGGGCTGGCCGGCGGCGAGTTCGCCGGGCCGGATGCGCTGCTCGACGCCCTGCTCTCCGCCGTGAACCACCACACCGGTGGCCGCAGCAGCGACGACATGGCGCTGCTCGCGGTCACCCGTGCACCGGCCGCGCCGGGCGACGAGACTGGTTGA
- a CDS encoding acyl carrier protein, with amino-acid sequence MRSDIENATREHLSAVLNPPVAPDALDLDADMAGIYGLTSLNKVLFLTEVCEATDTDLAHFTEHDLAEMRTLRSVAESLTRHTNKAA; translated from the coding sequence ATGCGGTCTGACATCGAGAACGCCACCAGGGAACACCTCTCCGCGGTGCTCAACCCGCCCGTCGCCCCCGACGCACTCGACCTCGACGCCGACATGGCCGGCATCTACGGCCTGACCTCGCTCAACAAGGTCCTCTTCCTGACCGAGGTGTGCGAGGCTACCGACACCGATCTCGCGCACTTCACCGAGCACGACCTCGCCGAGATGCGCACCCTGCGCAGCGTCGCCGAGTCCCTGACCCGACACACCAACAAGGCGGCTTGA
- a CDS encoding YrhB domain-containing protein, protein MTLSRSEALKVAEELLVRETGLYDPALKIDYELVLEKNGLLIVPFNSEQYLETRDARDMLLDCWPILVDLTTGNARLGTIEERALWSE, encoded by the coding sequence ATGACGCTCAGTCGATCCGAAGCGTTGAAGGTGGCGGAAGAGCTGCTCGTGCGGGAAACGGGACTCTATGATCCAGCCCTCAAGATCGATTATGAACTCGTGCTGGAAAAGAACGGACTCCTCATTGTCCCCTTCAACTCCGAGCAATACCTGGAAACCCGCGACGCCCGCGACATGCTGCTCGACTGCTGGCCGATCCTGGTAGACCTCACAACGGGCAACGCTCGCCTAGGAACCATCGAAGAACGAGCGCTATGGAGCGAATAG
- a CDS encoding AMP-binding protein, with protein MSDHSAINHLVSTAPPGGQISFARLDGTETLGLPELYERAGRLARRLRARGIGPGDRIGILAANCLEWVLLDLAALRLKAETAGFEPGKFDPDDGLISRYDVTVLFTDRPADDPRAVPIGEVRALAEEPEDPGTEPLPSIHWAPREVTTVKFTSGSTGTPKGLGATVGSIDGSLAAVQEIFEHRPGDDLFVFLPLSLLQQRYWVYSALLHGHDVTISTYEAAFAALRRTRPTVVMGVPAFFETAKRQIEARVRRADGTQTLPEAARRLFGDRIRYLWTGSAPADTTMLRFFTEAGLPIYEGYGLNETCIVTKNHPGANREGSVGQVLPGKQVLLDKDGVITVRSDHPVNDHYAYAAPGDSERIFGPDGTVRTGDLGHLDADGFLFVRGRADDVIVLDNGKKIIVRPIEESMRTSPAIAECVLYCPAQTELVAVVSPSSVPADRDAIATQLALTNTSLTADQRISRVVVATTPFSIDNGLLTSQYKPRRQQILAAHRAGIHDNKEGIHAV; from the coding sequence GTGAGCGACCACTCCGCGATCAACCACCTCGTATCCACCGCACCGCCCGGTGGGCAGATCTCCTTCGCCCGCCTCGACGGCACCGAAACCCTCGGGCTCCCGGAGCTGTACGAGCGCGCCGGCCGCCTCGCCCGGCGGCTGCGCGCCCGCGGCATCGGCCCCGGCGACCGGATCGGCATCCTGGCCGCCAACTGCCTGGAGTGGGTGCTGCTCGACCTCGCCGCGCTGCGACTGAAGGCCGAGACCGCCGGCTTCGAACCCGGCAAGTTCGATCCCGACGACGGGCTCATCAGCCGCTACGACGTCACCGTCCTCTTCACCGACCGGCCCGCCGACGACCCCAGGGCCGTGCCGATCGGCGAGGTCCGCGCCCTCGCCGAAGAGCCGGAGGACCCCGGCACCGAGCCGCTGCCCTCCATCCACTGGGCGCCGCGCGAGGTCACCACCGTCAAGTTCACCTCCGGCAGCACCGGCACCCCCAAGGGCCTCGGCGCCACCGTCGGCAGCATCGACGGCTCGCTCGCCGCGGTCCAGGAGATCTTCGAACACAGGCCGGGGGACGACCTGTTCGTCTTCCTGCCGCTGTCCCTGCTCCAGCAGCGCTACTGGGTCTACTCGGCGCTCCTCCACGGCCACGACGTCACCATCAGCACCTACGAGGCCGCGTTCGCCGCACTGCGCCGCACCCGGCCGACCGTCGTCATGGGCGTCCCCGCCTTCTTCGAGACCGCCAAACGGCAGATCGAGGCACGGGTACGCCGCGCGGACGGCACCCAGACCCTCCCGGAGGCGGCACGCCGCCTGTTCGGCGACCGCATCCGCTACCTGTGGACCGGATCCGCGCCCGCCGACACCACCATGCTGCGGTTCTTCACCGAGGCCGGCCTGCCGATCTACGAGGGCTACGGGCTCAACGAGACCTGCATCGTCACCAAGAACCATCCCGGCGCCAACCGGGAGGGCAGCGTGGGACAGGTCCTGCCCGGCAAGCAGGTGCTGCTGGACAAGGACGGCGTCATCACCGTCCGCAGCGACCACCCCGTCAACGACCACTACGCGTACGCGGCCCCCGGCGACTCCGAGCGGATCTTCGGCCCCGACGGCACCGTGCGCACCGGCGACCTCGGCCATCTCGACGCGGACGGCTTCCTCTTCGTCCGCGGACGCGCCGACGACGTCATCGTCCTCGACAACGGCAAGAAGATCATCGTCCGGCCGATCGAGGAGAGCATGCGCACCAGCCCGGCCATCGCCGAGTGCGTGCTCTACTGCCCCGCGCAGACCGAGCTGGTCGCCGTCGTCTCACCGTCCTCGGTGCCCGCCGACCGGGACGCCATCGCCACCCAACTCGCCCTCACCAACACCTCGTTGACCGCCGACCAGCGGATCAGCCGGGTCGTCGTCGCCACCACCCCGTTCAGCATCGACAACGGCCTGCTCACCTCGCAGTACAAGCCCAGGCGCCAGCAGATCCTCGCCGCCCACCGGGCCGGGATCCACGACAACAAGGAAGGCATCCATGCGGTCTGA
- a CDS encoding DUF4326 domain-containing protein, with the protein MERARQDLAGRDLMCWCSPLPCHADVLLGLAHGA; encoded by the coding sequence TTGGAGCGCGCCCGCCAGGATCTGGCCGGACGTGACCTGATGTGCTGGTGCAGCCCACTGCCCTGCCACGCGGACGTGCTCCTCGGGCTCGCGCACGGTGCGTGA